In a genomic window of Glycine max cultivar Williams 82 chromosome 13, Glycine_max_v4.0, whole genome shotgun sequence:
- the NDR1A gene encoding NDR1-like protein, translating into MAPKHDNCCSRCIGFLIAIGLTALFLWLSLRVDEPKCYLDYIYVPALNKTLNSSSNSTHNKNATIVFALKLANENKDKGIQYDDVLLSFRVFESVNTTRPLGNATVERFYQGHKKKATKRGNFTVGGGGGNLTAALDGKVWYRVDYATAVKYKIIFWYTKRHRLWGGANVEIGELGTKVNRKAVRLGGKNPVVIESGASKLSGRYRAPLLLPFAYLLACGLS; encoded by the coding sequence ATGGCGCCGAAGCACGACAACTGCTGCTCGCGCTGCATCGGCTTCCTAATAGCCATAGGCCTCACTGCGCTCTTCCTCTGGCTGAGTCTCCGCGTGGACGAACCTAAATGCTACCTCGACTACATTTACGTTCCTGCCCTCAACAAAACCCTAAATTCCAGTTCAAATTCCACTCACAACAAAAACGCCACAATAGTCTTCGCTCTCAAGCTCGCCAATGAGAACAAGGACAAGGGCATCCAATACGACGACGTTCTCCTCTCCTTCAGAGTCTTCGAGAGCGTGAACACCACGCGCCCCCTCGGCAACGCCACCGTGGAAAGGTTCTACCAGGGCCACAAGAAGAAGGCCACCAAGCGCGGAAACTTCACCGTCGGAGGTGGCGGCGGAAACCTCACGGCGGCGCTGGATGGGAAAGTGTGGTACCGTGTGGACTATGCTACTGCGGTGAAGTACAAGATTATTTTCTGGTACACGAAACGGCACCGTTTGTGGGGAGGGGCAAATGTGGAAATTGGTGAATTGGGAACGAAGGTGAATCGTAAAGCCGTTAGACTTGGAGGGAAGAACCCCGTGGTGATCGAGTCCGGCGCATCGAAGCTCAGTGGACGCTATCGTGCGCCTCTTCTTCTCCCTTTTGCTTATCTCCTGGCTTGTGGGCTTAGTTGA
- the LOC106795648 gene encoding pentatricopeptide repeat-containing protein At4g04790, mitochondrial-like produces the protein MTISRSQASSLSDPLIQINYIGLLLLNAAGKSAKKPDSEEIDGAKKFEEMSNLSWLSSVSQNNILLQRKEQSRKKKQKCVFDFTQESRFQKLIEVCARILGPEATIELFGKVGREPGVKGYNTLVEMCIDKARGTDDEDITIEELGKVFNLFKSTREQGLELQEQTYRLLLLYLIDMRMVEEFKFFCVVIKDENPSSVTRLGYYEMLLWLKDNNEEKIQGICDYIAENDEDTSDI, from the exons ATGACGATTTCACGCTCTCAAGCCTCAAGCTTAAGCGACCCTCTGATTCAG attaattatatCGGATTATTGTTACTGAACGCAGCTGGTAAGTCAGCCAAGAAACCTGATTCTGAGGAAATTGATGGGGCAAAGAAGTTTGAAGAAATGTCAAATCTATCATGGTTGTCAAGTGTATCTCAAAACAATATATTACTGCAACGGAAAGAGCAATCTcgtaaaaagaaacaaaaatgtgtGTTTGACTTCACTCAAGAAAGCCGTTTTCAGAAGTTAATTGAAGTCTGTGCAAGGATACTAGGACCAGAGGCTACCATTGAGTTGTTTGGTAAAGTGGGACGAGAACCTGGTGTGAAAGGATACAATACATTGGTAGAAATGTGCATAGATAAGGCCAGGGGAACTGATGACGAAGACATTACAATAGAAGAACTGGGGAAGGTTTTTAACCTTTTCAAATCAACGAGGGAACAAGGTTTAGAGTTACAAGAGCAAACATATCGCCTGCTTCTTTTGTATCTGATTGACATGCGTATGGTTgaggaatttaaatttttctgtgTTGTTATCAAAGATGAGAATCCCAGTTCAGTTACAAGACTGGGTTACTATGAAATGTTGCTGTGgttaaaagataataatgaaGAAAAGATTCAAGGTATTTGTGACTATATTGCAGAGAATGATGAAGACACATCTGATATATGA